Proteins from one Candidatus Taylorbacteria bacterium genomic window:
- a CDS encoding YgjP-like metallopeptidase domain-containing protein — protein MNLIFKKSARVRRVSICIGSSEEVVVKMPLGFLEERARIFAEEKKDWIDETLEKFRKREKKYEGALKFPKSSLSDYNWHKGTAGTLVQERLEFFNRAFYDGRFAWKNVRVRNQKSRWGSCSKNGNLHFNYKIVFLPPNLADYLVVHELCHLLELNHSQKFWDLVVLACPDYKKLRKTLRLARNM, from the coding sequence ATGAATTTAATTTTTAAAAAAAGCGCGAGGGTGCGGAGAGTTTCTATTTGCATCGGCTCGAGCGAGGAGGTTGTGGTCAAGATGCCACTAGGGTTTCTAGAGGAAAGAGCAAGGATATTTGCGGAGGAAAAAAAAGATTGGATAGATGAAACCCTCGAAAAATTTCGGAAGAGGGAAAAGAAATATGAAGGAGCGTTGAAATTTCCGAAAAGCAGTTTGAGCGACTATAACTGGCACAAGGGCACTGCCGGGACACTTGTCCAAGAAAGACTTGAATTTTTTAACAGGGCTTTTTACGATGGCAGATTTGCCTGGAAAAATGTGCGAGTGAGAAATCAAAAGTCCAGATGGGGAAGCTGTTCAAAGAACGGGAATTTACATTTTAATTATAAAATTGTTTTTTTGCCGCCGAATCTCGCCGACTATCTCGTCGTCCATGAACTCTGCCATCTTCTCGAGCTTAACCACTCGCAAAAATTCTGGGACTTAGTCGTCCTTGCCTGTCCCGATTATAAAAAACTGCGGAAAACACTTCGGCTTGCAAGAAATATGTAA
- a CDS encoding L,D-transpeptidase family protein: MTAHTATKYHPHVKLIFIGSFLFLVFASAAAMGFNTKLKYGQGRNASTLLYALDRYTENSELLQGKIQAEKYLKTRTIADDTIEAHIPSVGKFISADLDHMELALYENHLLLKKYPIIAKGKPGSFWETPSGDYQILAKVGTHFSSVGEVYMPWSMQFNGNFFIHGWPYYPDGRDVALGYSGGCIRMKTDDAKEIYEFSKTSTPIFVYEKSDEMAETRALFSLKNIPPPEISAQAYIVADVNTGEVFLDKNIDTPMPIASLTKLMTAIVANEVIMFDRKITITPEVVETLGESGNLKAGEVMTANDVLYPLLMESSNDAARAFSAYYGESSFISHMNKKAKAIGMKNTTYADSSGILSGNTSTVYDLYILSKYLKNNKSFILNITRLPTKKITSSFQVHNFGNFNVFSAEKNFLGGKTGYTRAANGTMISLFEIPIGNEKRNIAFIVLSSQNQEKDVRALLTWFEEAAS; the protein is encoded by the coding sequence GTGACCGCCCATACCGCGACAAAATATCATCCTCACGTAAAACTGATTTTCATCGGCAGTTTTCTTTTTCTTGTTTTCGCTTCCGCGGCTGCGATGGGCTTCAATACGAAGTTAAAATATGGCCAAGGCAGAAATGCATCCACTCTCCTTTACGCTCTCGATAGATATACAGAAAACTCGGAACTCTTGCAGGGAAAAATCCAGGCGGAAAAATATTTAAAAACAAGAACAATCGCCGATGATACGATTGAAGCCCATATACCATCGGTGGGAAAATTTATTTCGGCTGACCTCGACCACATGGAGCTCGCGCTCTACGAAAATCATCTGCTCTTGAAAAAGTACCCCATTATCGCCAAAGGAAAGCCGGGCTCATTTTGGGAAACTCCGAGCGGAGACTATCAGATTCTTGCCAAAGTGGGAACACACTTCTCATCGGTGGGAGAGGTGTACATGCCGTGGAGCATGCAGTTCAACGGCAATTTTTTCATCCATGGCTGGCCCTACTATCCCGACGGAAGAGATGTTGCGCTTGGATATTCAGGAGGATGCATTCGCATGAAAACAGATGACGCCAAAGAAATTTACGAATTTTCAAAAACAAGCACTCCCATTTTCGTCTACGAAAAAAGCGACGAGATGGCAGAAACTCGCGCACTGTTTTCTTTGAAGAATATTCCTCCCCCGGAGATTTCAGCCCAAGCCTACATCGTCGCCGATGTGAACACGGGAGAGGTTTTTCTTGACAAGAACATCGACACTCCCATGCCCATCGCCTCTTTGACCAAACTCATGACGGCAATCGTAGCCAATGAAGTAATCATGTTCGACCGAAAAATCACTATCACTCCGGAAGTTGTCGAAACACTGGGTGAAAGCGGAAACCTGAAGGCGGGAGAAGTGATGACCGCAAACGACGTCCTCTATCCCCTTTTGATGGAATCATCGAACGACGCCGCACGGGCGTTTTCAGCATACTATGGCGAAAGCAGTTTTATTTCGCACATGAACAAAAAAGCCAAGGCGATTGGAATGAAAAACACCACCTACGCGGACTCGTCTGGAATCTTGAGTGGCAATACTTCCACCGTGTATGACCTCTACATCCTCTCCAAATATCTGAAAAATAATAAATCATTCATACTCAACATCACCCGCCTCCCGACGAAAAAAATCACATCGTCTTTCCAAGTGCACAACTTCGGCAATTTCAATGTATTTTCAGCAGAGAAAAATTTCCTCGGAGGGAAAACCGGTTACACCAGAGCGGCCAACGGAACGATGATTTCGCTTTTCGAAATTCCCATCGGCAACGAAAAAAGGAATATTGCTTTCATCGTTCTCTCATCCCAAAATCAGGAAAAGGACGTGCGCGCACTTCTTACGTGGTTTGAAGAAGCGGCAAGCTGA
- the infC gene encoding translation initiation factor IF-3: MNTRTRINHQIRAAELRVIGSEGENLGVISLQEALKKADEVGLDLIEISPNATPPVAKIMDYGKFQYTENKKLKVARAKSPSVETKTIQVKIGTGEHDLELKAKKAGEWLKEGHRVKIDLFLIGRSKYMDFQFLKERMGRVLKLITEEYKIADSPKKSPKGLSVVIEKA; encoded by the coding sequence TTGAACACACGAACCAGAATCAATCATCAAATCAGGGCCGCGGAGCTCCGCGTCATCGGGAGCGAGGGCGAAAACCTTGGAGTTATTTCGCTTCAAGAGGCCCTCAAGAAAGCGGACGAAGTCGGGCTCGATCTTATTGAAATATCGCCGAATGCCACTCCGCCAGTTGCAAAAATCATGGATTATGGTAAATTCCAGTATACCGAGAACAAGAAATTAAAAGTGGCCCGTGCCAAGTCCCCCTCCGTAGAAACCAAGACAATTCAGGTAAAAATTGGCACAGGAGAGCACGATTTAGAGCTCAAAGCCAAGAAAGCCGGAGAATGGCTCAAGGAGGGCCATAGGGTAAAAATCGATCTTTTTTTAATTGGTAGAAGCAAATACATGGATTTCCAATTCTTGAAAGAGAGAATGGGGAGAGTGCTGAAATTGATTACCGAAGAATATAAAATTGCCGACTCGCCGAAGAAAAGCCCGAAAGGATTGTCGGTAGTTATTGAGAAAGCATAA
- the rplT gene encoding 50S ribosomal protein L20: MTRVKKGTNALKTRKNVLRKTKGYRFGRSTKERQAQEAIFHAGSYAFAHRKDKKGDARRLWTVRINAALAKEGLSYSKFMGALKKKNIAIDRKILSGLAEKNPETFTRLVKQVV; the protein is encoded by the coding sequence ATGACCCGCGTAAAAAAAGGCACGAATGCCTTAAAAACCAGAAAAAATGTCCTTAGAAAAACCAAAGGCTACCGCTTTGGAAGAAGCACTAAGGAGAGACAGGCTCAGGAAGCTATTTTTCATGCCGGCTCCTATGCCTTTGCCCACCGAAAAGATAAAAAAGGAGATGCTCGAAGACTCTGGACAGTAAGAATCAACGCCGCCTTAGCAAAAGAAGGTCTCTCATACAGCAAGTTTATGGGAGCGCTCAAAAAGAAAAATATCGCAATTGATAGAAAAATTCTCTCGGGACTCGCGGAGAAAAACCCGGAGACATTCACGAGACTCGTGAAGCAGGTCGTCTAA
- a CDS encoding MBL fold metallo-hydrolase yields MNNPSITFYSGVGTVTGSNFLFEFENLRILVDCGLLQGDKFSEDQNAKPFPYDPSSIQYLFVTHAHMDHIGKIPKLVRDGFTGVIYSTPETKSLSEVMFPDALRLLQKEAEQRNTEVLYTEEDITHALSLWNVIPYHTKTEIIPGLSFYLKDAGHVLGSSMVEFSFKTSNESNEWRKLVFTGDLGNSPSPLLKDTEELTDANYLVMDSVYGDRNHEPLDERRSRLREIISDAIARGGTLVIPAFSLERSQVILYEINNLVEEGKISSVPVFLDSPLAIAVTDIYRKGTEHFNQTVQEEIKGGDNIFNFPKLKFSVSARDHDEIAKVANPKIIIAGSGMSVGGRVVSHERHYLSDPKSTLLLIGYQVAGSLGRAIQDGAKEIVIGGERIPVRATIERVSGYSAHKDSDHLIEFVEKTRDNLKEVFVVMGEPKSSLFLVQRLRDYVGVNAIFPEKGIKYELE; encoded by the coding sequence ATGAATAATCCTTCCATCACATTTTACTCCGGCGTTGGCACAGTGACGGGCTCGAATTTTCTGTTTGAGTTTGAAAATCTGCGGATACTCGTTGATTGCGGGCTTCTTCAAGGGGATAAATTTTCCGAGGACCAAAACGCAAAACCGTTTCCCTACGACCCGTCTTCCATTCAGTATCTTTTTGTCACTCATGCTCACATGGATCACATAGGGAAAATTCCGAAGCTCGTCCGTGATGGATTTACAGGTGTAATTTATTCTACTCCCGAGACGAAGAGTCTTTCCGAAGTGATGTTTCCCGACGCTTTGCGCCTTCTTCAAAAAGAGGCGGAACAAAGAAATACAGAGGTTCTTTATACTGAAGAAGATATTACCCACGCGCTCTCCCTCTGGAATGTAATTCCGTATCACACAAAGACGGAAATAATTCCCGGTCTCTCATTTTATTTGAAAGACGCTGGGCATGTTTTGGGTTCTTCCATGGTTGAATTTTCGTTTAAAACTTCCAACGAGAGCAATGAATGGAGAAAACTTGTCTTCACCGGCGACTTGGGCAATTCTCCCTCGCCATTGTTGAAGGATACCGAAGAACTGACTGATGCAAACTATTTGGTGATGGATTCAGTTTATGGCGACCGCAATCATGAGCCCTTGGACGAGAGGCGAAGCCGGTTGAGGGAGATTATTTCCGATGCAATAGCGCGAGGGGGAACTTTGGTAATTCCTGCTTTTTCTCTGGAACGTTCCCAAGTAATTCTGTATGAAATCAATAATTTGGTGGAGGAAGGCAAGATTTCTTCGGTGCCGGTTTTTCTCGATTCGCCACTCGCAATTGCTGTCACGGATATTTACAGAAAGGGGACGGAGCATTTTAATCAAACTGTGCAGGAAGAAATAAAAGGCGGAGACAATATTTTTAATTTTCCAAAATTGAAATTCAGCGTCTCTGCCCGCGACCATGACGAGATTGCTAAAGTCGCGAATCCAAAAATCATTATTGCCGGGTCGGGGATGTCAGTGGGAGGGAGAGTAGTGAGTCATGAAAGACATTATTTGAGCGATCCAAAAAGCACCCTTCTTTTAATCGGGTATCAGGTCGCGGGAAGTTTGGGTCGAGCAATCCAGGATGGCGCGAAAGAAATAGTGATTGGAGGCGAGAGAATCCCCGTACGTGCGACCATTGAGCGGGTAAGCGGATATTCTGCGCACAAGGATTCTGACCACCTCATCGAATTTGTGGAGAAAACTCGAGACAACCTCAAAGAGGTTTTCGTTGTGATGGGAGAGCCGAAGTCGTCTCTTTTTCTCGTTCAACGTCTGCGGGATTATGTCGGAGTCAACGCGATCTTTCCTGAAAAAGGAATAAAGTATGAACTGGAATAG